A genomic stretch from Spongiibacter nanhainus includes:
- a CDS encoding CoA transferase, whose protein sequence is MSALSGITVLELAEGVAGEYCGKLLAELGAQVIKLERPGCGSPTRRMGPFVDSVDAPESSGLFAFLNMGKHSVEYDLGAASPPASFSRLLEKADVVIDDHSAQWLTDWGLDEDAAAQSHPELVLCSITPFGLNPPEDRQFAEDLQVFHTSGLGYHTPSGADEGRPPLKGAGRFLPSYEAGMEAALCIIACLSDGSEPFQGRFIEVSKQSVMASRSDYVLAQMIAGDMDVSPSRHQFDLGGPAGIFPCQDGFVYLWMSAPAHWEALHQLIDDNSWMADFPDRWMELECTPERVATCRQHIGAWLKNQHKQEIEEAAQKLGLILVAVNNVGDLLASPQYQYRHYFAEMAHSKLGTTHYPTAPYTLSKTPTQAAVSPLLGQHTADLDILAGGTTS, encoded by the coding sequence ATGTCTGCACTGTCTGGCATCACCGTCCTGGAGCTGGCCGAAGGCGTTGCCGGCGAATACTGCGGCAAGTTGCTGGCAGAACTGGGTGCCCAGGTGATTAAGCTGGAGCGCCCGGGCTGCGGCAGCCCTACCCGCCGCATGGGGCCCTTTGTGGACTCCGTGGATGCCCCGGAATCCAGCGGCTTATTTGCATTTCTGAACATGGGTAAGCACTCGGTCGAGTACGACCTTGGCGCCGCCTCCCCCCCGGCGAGCTTTAGTCGCTTGCTGGAAAAAGCAGATGTCGTGATCGACGATCACAGCGCCCAGTGGCTGACGGACTGGGGGCTGGATGAAGACGCCGCTGCCCAATCCCACCCCGAACTGGTGCTGTGTTCCATTACGCCCTTCGGGCTCAATCCACCGGAGGACCGCCAATTTGCCGAGGACCTGCAGGTTTTTCATACCAGTGGACTGGGCTACCACACTCCCAGCGGCGCCGATGAGGGACGCCCGCCATTAAAAGGCGCGGGGCGGTTTTTGCCCAGCTACGAAGCCGGCATGGAGGCGGCACTGTGCATCATCGCCTGCCTCAGCGACGGCAGCGAGCCCTTCCAGGGAAGGTTTATCGAGGTGTCCAAGCAATCAGTGATGGCCTCGCGCTCCGACTATGTGCTGGCGCAGATGATTGCCGGCGACATGGATGTCAGCCCCAGCCGCCACCAGTTTGACCTGGGCGGGCCGGCGGGGATATTCCCCTGCCAGGATGGCTTTGTCTATCTGTGGATGTCGGCACCGGCCCACTGGGAGGCCCTGCACCAATTGATCGACGACAATAGCTGGATGGCGGACTTCCCCGACCGCTGGATGGAATTGGAGTGCACCCCGGAGCGGGTCGCCACTTGCCGCCAGCACATCGGTGCCTGGCTGAAAAACCAACACAAGCAGGAAATTGAGGAAGCCGCACAAAAACTGGGGCTGATTCTGGTGGCAGTCAACAATGTCGGCGACCTGCTGGCATCGCCGCAGTACCAATACCGTCACTACTTTGCCGAGATGGCGCACAGTAAACTGGGGACAACTCACTACCCGACCGCCCCTTACACCTTGAGCAAGACCCCTACACAGG
- a CDS encoding enoyl-CoA hydratase/isomerase family protein, with product MIDIEELKAEARKFIRYEKDPETKIATLTFARPEALNATTTGMRQVYADYVFKANIDDDVKVLVIRGEGDHFGSGGDLGEQGDMYGEGEDMSLLHEFGINDPDVKYPPRDSYRFLHTMTDHYAKTAAGNRPLQDFKKISIIETKGYCYGWHFYQAADADLVVSSDDTLFGHPAFRYAGWGPRLWTWIETIGLRKFSEMLFTGRPFPAQEMYDCQFVNSVVPRDKLEEETEKYASACARTRPTDVVQVQKTFMEMYKQYRGEYMGSLLTGFVEGMLPMMTPDRQGQAGVDSDTFDKGVNNVVKDMDMEYPPEWRLGRSNRRKP from the coding sequence ATGATCGACATCGAAGAACTCAAAGCCGAAGCCCGCAAATTCATTCGCTACGAAAAAGATCCCGAGACCAAAATCGCCACCCTGACCTTTGCCCGCCCGGAGGCACTGAACGCCACCACCACCGGTATGCGCCAGGTTTACGCCGATTATGTGTTCAAAGCCAATATCGATGACGATGTGAAGGTGTTGGTGATCCGCGGCGAAGGCGACCATTTTGGCAGCGGCGGCGACCTCGGCGAGCAGGGTGATATGTACGGCGAAGGGGAGGATATGTCGCTGCTGCACGAGTTCGGTATCAACGATCCCGACGTCAAATACCCACCCCGGGACTCGTACCGCTTCCTGCACACCATGACCGATCACTACGCCAAAACCGCGGCGGGTAATCGACCACTCCAGGACTTTAAGAAAATCAGCATTATCGAGACCAAGGGCTACTGCTACGGCTGGCATTTCTACCAGGCCGCTGATGCCGACCTGGTGGTCTCCTCGGACGACACCCTGTTCGGCCACCCCGCTTTTCGCTACGCCGGCTGGGGTCCCCGTTTGTGGACCTGGATCGAAACCATCGGCCTGCGCAAGTTCTCAGAAATGCTGTTCACCGGCCGCCCCTTCCCCGCCCAGGAAATGTATGACTGCCAGTTTGTAAACAGCGTGGTACCCCGGGACAAACTGGAAGAAGAAACCGAGAAGTATGCCTCGGCCTGCGCCCGCACCCGCCCCACCGACGTGGTGCAAGTGCAAAAAACCTTTATGGAAATGTACAAGCAGTACCGCGGCGAATACATGGGCAGTCTGCTTACCGGCTTTGTAGAGGGCATGCTGCCGATGATGACGCCGGATCGCCAGGGCCAGGCCGGCGTTGACAGCGACACCTTTGATAAGGGCGTTAACAACGTGGTTAAGGATATGGATATGGAGTACCCGCCGGAGTGGCGACTGGGGCGCTCCAACCGCCGCAAGCCCTGA
- a CDS encoding AraC family transcriptional regulator, translated as MADNNFYSLDGPLESMPSERQMRIANLSGFSDLVRHHGADPRGILERHDIDPRVLRDPDHYVDCRSVVDVLEHCSSSLNNPLFGMILAEQQEPDIYGCVTALCRAASTMREAVNSFIDYIPVTHSPATCLELVEGSDIAELRWWVRTDVGMNKQANLQATMLNIKLLSQIGGATFKPSYVNLSVDARSKDIYELERHLGCRFHSTATENAIAFPAELLDRRVATSSRLVYKLLGGYLDRVKDASRHSVIERVEDYIRGALASNNCSIERCAEKLGVSVRTLQARLSEAEKSFSDLLEEQRVSLAKTYLKQDHYSLDDVAANLGYSEQSSFGRAFKRWTGMTPKQFRRQVHN; from the coding sequence ATGGCTGACAATAATTTTTATAGCCTGGACGGACCGCTGGAATCGATGCCCAGCGAGCGTCAAATGCGTATTGCCAATCTGTCCGGCTTTTCAGATCTGGTCCGCCACCACGGCGCCGATCCCCGCGGGATACTGGAGCGCCACGACATTGATCCCCGGGTACTGCGTGACCCCGACCACTACGTCGATTGCCGCTCGGTGGTGGATGTGCTGGAGCACTGCAGCAGTTCCTTGAACAACCCGCTGTTCGGCATGATTCTGGCCGAGCAGCAGGAACCGGATATCTACGGTTGTGTCACCGCACTGTGCCGGGCGGCGTCCACCATGCGGGAAGCCGTCAACAGCTTTATCGACTACATCCCTGTCACCCATTCCCCAGCCACCTGCCTGGAGCTGGTTGAGGGCAGCGATATTGCCGAGCTGCGCTGGTGGGTTCGCACCGATGTGGGCATGAATAAGCAGGCCAACCTGCAAGCCACTATGCTCAATATCAAGTTGCTGAGTCAGATCGGCGGCGCGACCTTTAAGCCCAGTTACGTCAACCTGTCGGTAGACGCCCGCTCCAAAGATATCTACGAACTGGAGCGCCATCTGGGCTGCCGTTTTCACAGCACCGCCACCGAAAACGCCATTGCTTTCCCGGCGGAATTGCTCGACCGCCGAGTGGCGACCTCCAGCCGTCTGGTCTACAAACTGCTGGGTGGCTATTTGGACCGGGTCAAAGACGCTTCGCGGCACTCAGTCATAGAGCGGGTGGAAGACTATATTCGCGGCGCGCTGGCCAGCAACAACTGCTCCATTGAGCGCTGTGCCGAGAAGCTGGGTGTATCCGTGAGAACCCTCCAGGCCCGTCTCAGCGAGGCAGAGAAAAGCTTCTCCGATCTGCTGGAAGAGCAGCGGGTGTCCTTGGCCAAGACCTACCTCAAACAGGATCACTACAGCTTGGACGATGTCGCCGCCAACCTGGGGTACTCCGAGCAATCCAGTTTTGGTCGGGCCTTTAAGCGTTGGACCGGTATGACGCCGAAGCAATTTCGGCGGCAAGTGCACAACTGA
- a CDS encoding hydantoinase/oxoprolinase family protein, producing the protein MNYRVGIDIGGTFTDFALLKGDEVILHKNLSTPEDRSLGVMEGLSKLAEKEGLELGVFLQRCDAIVHGTTVADNTLIEMNGAVTGLITTEGFRDEMEYRRGYKEDIWDLRLEPPKPITPRRRRLTVPERILFDGSVYKALDEDAVRECCKRFKKQNVESVAISLLFSFVNPAHEKRVAEIVAEEMPGVHLSVSHQVLPRAPEYDRTSTTVVNAYVAPPVTNYLERLVSRLQEAGYQRQVMVMQASGGVMTKEYIEGSPIRVLASGPAGGVVGSAHTGTAKGYPDLLCVDMGGTSYDMSVVLGGEAPAVAGWNMHHRNLVGVPMVQVETLGAGGGSICHVSNGELRVGPASAGSEPGPICYGRGGTRPTVTDALLMLGVLSTDKGFAGGSFSLTRDGVDEAFQAIGDEMGYSAEDAAFDCWRVVNANMIQAVRRTTAGKGIDPKDMVMLAYGGNGPAFAGAHAEALGIDKVLVPKASPTFSALGTLVAKPAIDEERSFLCPADNPDLARLKELWRELEDRAVSYFEAANFKASEINYQYQINMRYRGQNFALTFDMHSSQGKEDLSFVDQGFSDKAIAAFNARHTEEYGHIRDAELPEIVGVRLATTVNTPSPPAAGGYTAAANEPSAAGTRRVNLGQGYQDTPIYRGSDLSPGSRVQGPAVIQETFTTIVVYPQWQAIVDDAGDYELVKK; encoded by the coding sequence ATGAATTATCGCGTAGGCATTGATATCGGCGGCACGTTTACTGACTTCGCCCTGCTCAAAGGCGACGAGGTGATCCTCCACAAGAACCTCAGCACCCCGGAAGATCGCTCCCTGGGCGTAATGGAAGGTTTGTCCAAACTGGCGGAAAAAGAGGGCCTGGAGCTGGGGGTGTTTCTGCAGCGCTGTGACGCCATCGTTCACGGTACCACGGTTGCGGACAACACCCTGATCGAAATGAATGGCGCCGTCACCGGCCTGATTACCACCGAAGGTTTCCGGGACGAAATGGAATACCGCCGGGGTTATAAAGAGGATATCTGGGATCTGCGCCTGGAACCCCCTAAACCGATCACGCCACGGCGCCGACGGCTCACGGTGCCCGAACGAATCCTGTTTGACGGCTCCGTCTACAAGGCCCTCGATGAAGACGCGGTGCGGGAGTGCTGTAAGCGCTTTAAAAAGCAAAACGTTGAGTCTGTCGCGATTTCGCTGCTGTTCTCCTTCGTCAATCCCGCCCACGAAAAGCGGGTGGCGGAAATCGTCGCCGAAGAAATGCCCGGCGTACACCTGTCTGTTTCACACCAGGTGCTCCCCCGGGCGCCGGAGTATGACCGCACCAGTACGACCGTGGTCAACGCCTACGTGGCGCCGCCCGTAACCAACTATCTGGAACGATTGGTCAGCCGCCTGCAAGAGGCCGGCTACCAGCGTCAGGTAATGGTGATGCAGGCCAGCGGCGGTGTGATGACCAAAGAGTACATTGAAGGCTCGCCGATTCGCGTGCTGGCCTCTGGCCCCGCCGGCGGCGTGGTAGGTTCGGCCCATACCGGCACTGCCAAGGGCTACCCGGATCTGCTGTGCGTGGATATGGGCGGCACCTCCTACGACATGTCGGTGGTGCTCGGCGGCGAAGCCCCCGCCGTGGCTGGCTGGAATATGCACCACCGCAATTTGGTGGGCGTACCCATGGTCCAGGTGGAAACCCTGGGCGCAGGTGGCGGTTCAATCTGCCATGTCAGTAACGGTGAGCTTCGTGTCGGCCCCGCCTCGGCAGGCTCGGAACCCGGCCCCATCTGCTACGGCCGCGGCGGCACCCGCCCCACCGTCACCGACGCCCTGCTGATGCTGGGTGTGCTGTCCACCGATAAAGGCTTTGCCGGTGGCAGCTTTAGCCTGACCCGGGACGGAGTCGACGAGGCCTTCCAGGCCATTGGCGACGAAATGGGCTACAGCGCCGAAGACGCCGCCTTTGATTGCTGGCGCGTGGTCAACGCCAATATGATACAGGCAGTACGCCGCACCACCGCCGGCAAGGGTATCGACCCCAAAGATATGGTGATGCTGGCCTACGGCGGTAACGGACCGGCCTTTGCCGGCGCCCACGCCGAAGCTCTGGGTATCGACAAAGTGCTGGTGCCCAAGGCGTCACCCACGTTCTCGGCATTGGGCACGCTGGTGGCAAAGCCCGCCATCGATGAAGAGCGCTCCTTCCTGTGCCCAGCGGATAATCCCGACCTGGCGCGCTTGAAGGAACTGTGGCGGGAGCTGGAAGACCGCGCCGTCAGTTACTTTGAGGCGGCCAACTTTAAAGCCAGCGAGATTAACTACCAGTACCAGATCAACATGCGCTACCGCGGTCAGAATTTTGCGCTGACCTTCGACATGCACAGTAGCCAGGGCAAAGAGGACTTGTCTTTCGTCGACCAGGGCTTTAGCGACAAAGCCATCGCCGCCTTCAATGCCCGCCACACTGAAGAATACGGCCATATTCGCGATGCCGAATTGCCCGAAATCGTCGGTGTGCGCTTGGCGACGACGGTCAATACACCATCCCCCCCTGCCGCAGGCGGATACACCGCGGCGGCCAACGAGCCCAGCGCCGCCGGCACGCGGCGGGTCAATTTGGGCCAGGGCTACCAGGACACACCGATATACCGGGGCAGCGATTTGTCGCCGGGGAGCCGGGTTCAAGGCCCGGCGGTGATTCAGGAGACCTTTACCACAATCGTGGTCTACCCACAGTGGCAAGCCATCGTCGACGATGCCGGCGATTATGAGTTGGTGAAAAAATAG
- a CDS encoding hydantoinase B/oxoprolinase family protein codes for MSYELNNKLAAKREPLATSAEVDPVTASIIRGALETVCFEAATHLGRAASSPIINQSNERNASIIDAHGRLASGSIGTPHLTFVSQLTVRYGLDQLDDYDWGPGDVFLGNDPDYGGGHLPDYNVYAPVYDKNGELVLVQALQAHQGDTGGKDPGGFTLEATDIYTEGLAIPCVKLVHRGEKRRDIIKLIERNNRFASFSGDLAAMISGVQMAARLLEELIEKWGADVVKAAINYNIDHTEQRFREEVARWPDGCYEADVFIDHDTQGTKDVKVHVACKVEGDQLTVDLTGTDDRQELVGVWNTFANSRSYIMVQLAASVDPTIVKNEGLFHAVDMVIPEGTIAHPPPNKPAALGSFHPACEITEAVCVALSSVVPERAAPQVYKIGMPNAVIGFDETGQMWMDQGVDARSMDASAVQGIDGWGSCPNALGSLLLSEAEDAEARFPVINISREMTTDAGGAGQWRGQPGSLNVKKVLEPTMAMAWMVSAAHPMQGMCGGDPASPYENHFEVGSPNEYKIDLAVQAQLPADAVIAYQHGGGAGFGPAWLRDPEAVKEDVLDEYVSLEGAKERYGVVLTGSLEDYDLQVDLAATEALRAQMRAAREGAQ; via the coding sequence ATGTCGTACGAACTCAATAATAAACTCGCTGCCAAACGGGAGCCCCTGGCCACCAGCGCCGAGGTGGACCCGGTTACCGCCAGCATTATCCGCGGTGCACTGGAGACAGTGTGCTTTGAAGCCGCCACCCATCTGGGCCGCGCCGCCTCGTCTCCAATCATCAACCAATCCAACGAGCGCAATGCCAGTATTATCGATGCCCACGGCCGCCTGGCTTCCGGCTCTATCGGCACGCCACACCTGACCTTTGTCTCTCAGCTGACGGTGCGTTATGGGCTGGACCAACTGGATGACTACGACTGGGGGCCCGGCGATGTCTTTCTCGGCAACGACCCTGACTACGGAGGCGGCCACCTGCCGGACTACAACGTTTATGCGCCTGTTTACGACAAGAACGGCGAACTGGTACTGGTGCAGGCCCTACAAGCCCACCAGGGCGATACCGGCGGCAAAGATCCCGGCGGCTTTACTTTGGAGGCCACCGACATTTACACCGAAGGCTTGGCAATCCCCTGCGTCAAACTGGTTCACCGTGGCGAGAAGCGTCGCGACATAATCAAGCTGATAGAGCGCAACAACCGCTTCGCCTCCTTCTCCGGCGATCTGGCGGCGATGATCAGTGGCGTGCAGATGGCAGCGCGATTGCTGGAAGAACTGATAGAGAAATGGGGCGCTGACGTGGTCAAGGCCGCCATCAACTACAACATCGACCACACCGAACAGCGTTTCCGTGAGGAAGTCGCCAGGTGGCCGGACGGCTGTTACGAGGCCGACGTGTTTATTGACCACGACACCCAGGGCACCAAGGACGTTAAAGTCCATGTGGCCTGCAAAGTCGAGGGCGACCAGCTCACGGTAGACCTTACCGGCACCGACGACCGGCAGGAACTGGTTGGGGTCTGGAACACCTTTGCCAACAGCCGCTCTTACATCATGGTGCAGCTCGCGGCCTCGGTGGACCCCACCATCGTCAAAAACGAGGGCTTGTTCCACGCTGTGGACATGGTAATTCCCGAGGGCACCATCGCCCACCCGCCCCCCAACAAGCCAGCAGCACTGGGGTCTTTCCACCCCGCCTGTGAGATTACCGAAGCGGTGTGTGTTGCGCTGTCTTCTGTGGTTCCCGAGCGGGCCGCGCCCCAGGTCTACAAAATCGGTATGCCCAATGCCGTTATCGGTTTTGATGAAACTGGCCAGATGTGGATGGACCAGGGGGTAGACGCTCGTTCAATGGACGCCTCGGCGGTTCAGGGTATCGACGGCTGGGGTTCCTGCCCCAACGCGCTGGGCAGCCTGCTGCTTTCGGAAGCCGAAGATGCAGAGGCCCGTTTCCCGGTGATCAACATCAGCCGGGAGATGACCACCGATGCCGGCGGCGCCGGCCAGTGGCGCGGCCAGCCCGGCAGCCTCAACGTTAAAAAAGTCCTGGAGCCCACCATGGCGATGGCCTGGATGGTCTCCGCAGCTCATCCCATGCAGGGTATGTGTGGCGGCGATCCCGCCAGCCCCTACGAAAACCACTTTGAAGTGGGCAGCCCCAACGAATACAAAATCGACCTGGCCGTGCAGGCACAACTGCCTGCCGATGCCGTGATTGCCTATCAGCACGGCGGCGGTGCCGGCTTCGGCCCAGCCTGGCTGCGTGACCCGGAAGCCGTAAAGGAAGATGTGCTGGATGAATACGTCAGCCTTGAGGGCGCCAAAGAACGCTACGGGGTCGTCTTAACCGGTTCCCTCGAAGATTACGACCTCCAGGTCGACCTGGCCGCCACCGAAGCCCTGAGAGCACAAATGCGCGCAGCGCGAGAAGGAGCACAATAA
- a CDS encoding SDR family NAD(P)-dependent oxidoreductase, whose protein sequence is MTQQNSKPVALITGASSGIGDTVARRFAEGGFDLVVVARREERLAALAQSLEGTAQVAIYAGDVTDSETPKKAVELAMSRFGRLDCLVNNAGAGKWAPVHDTDDATLDEVIDISLKAPFRFCREALHVMKAGSTIINVGSVFGTLGGLDGGAYCAVKAGLVGLTQTMAAQYGAEGIRTNLVAPGVIRTEMTDAAWEAEPFRRINHEMTPCDREGTTADVANAIYFLASEAGGYINGQTINLDGGWSTTKYLCKEALLAERKPL, encoded by the coding sequence ATGACCCAGCAAAACTCAAAACCCGTCGCATTGATCACTGGCGCCAGCTCCGGTATTGGTGACACTGTTGCCCGCCGCTTTGCCGAAGGCGGTTTCGATTTGGTTGTGGTGGCGCGTCGGGAAGAACGCCTGGCGGCGTTGGCGCAATCCCTGGAAGGGACCGCTCAAGTTGCCATTTACGCTGGTGATGTTACCGATAGCGAAACGCCCAAAAAAGCCGTAGAGCTGGCCATGAGCCGATTCGGTCGCCTGGACTGCCTGGTTAACAATGCCGGCGCGGGAAAGTGGGCCCCGGTTCACGACACTGACGATGCCACATTGGATGAAGTCATTGATATCAGTCTTAAGGCGCCGTTTCGCTTCTGCCGCGAGGCTCTGCATGTCATGAAGGCCGGCTCCACGATCATTAATGTTGGCTCGGTGTTTGGCACTTTGGGTGGCCTCGACGGCGGCGCCTACTGCGCGGTGAAGGCGGGGCTAGTGGGGCTCACCCAGACAATGGCGGCCCAGTACGGCGCCGAGGGCATTCGCACTAACCTGGTGGCGCCCGGGGTGATTCGTACCGAAATGACCGACGCCGCATGGGAAGCCGAGCCCTTCCGCCGCATTAACCATGAAATGACGCCCTGTGATCGAGAGGGCACCACTGCGGATGTCGCCAATGCCATCTACTTCCTGGCCAGTGAGGCAGGGGGATATATCAACGGCCAAACCATCAACTTGGATGGCGGTTGGTCGACGACCAAGTATCTCTGCAAAGAGGCGCTGTTGGCCGAGCGCAAGCCGCTATAG
- a CDS encoding AraC family transcriptional regulator, which yields MTETLFAFDERNYHECQQAFRGENNQEYYLGDYRIEAGSVIDVRADKKSVGACSIIRLQSKTKLFFRRSWTHIREDATDVMVLWFVRSGLMRIMQDGATHTAGPGNFVITKSMTPFTIECLTDNDARHEVLHVIVPAHVFRRFLPHEIRAGIPLQSSKPAFGIAERVFTDLFNDGEALSERVEKMMLETALTVLADTLENHEDCTQQRQSLSELRYQEVLRFVEIHLCDPKLNAAMVAEACGISQRYLSHLLKQRGSSFSTLVWEWRLKVAHQWLSTTSPKEISIAEIAFRVGFKSPAHFSRLFKRVYGVGPREYRSGAKERETATQSQPGKAEFFINGSTALQ from the coding sequence ATGACTGAAACACTCTTTGCATTCGACGAGAGAAACTATCACGAGTGCCAGCAAGCGTTTCGCGGAGAGAACAACCAGGAGTATTACCTGGGCGATTACCGCATCGAAGCCGGCTCAGTGATTGATGTGCGCGCTGATAAGAAATCGGTAGGTGCCTGCTCCATCATTCGATTGCAATCCAAAACCAAGTTGTTTTTCCGCCGTTCCTGGACTCACATTCGCGAGGATGCCACCGACGTCATGGTGCTGTGGTTTGTTCGCAGCGGCTTGATGCGCATTATGCAAGATGGTGCGACCCACACCGCCGGTCCGGGCAACTTTGTTATCACCAAGTCGATGACACCTTTCACCATTGAATGTTTGACCGATAACGATGCCCGTCACGAGGTCTTGCACGTTATTGTACCGGCCCATGTGTTTCGTCGTTTCCTGCCCCACGAAATTCGTGCGGGCATCCCCCTTCAATCCAGCAAGCCGGCCTTTGGTATTGCCGAGCGAGTATTCACCGATCTGTTTAACGACGGTGAGGCACTGTCCGAGCGCGTTGAAAAAATGATGCTGGAAACGGCTCTCACAGTACTGGCAGATACACTGGAAAATCACGAAGACTGCACTCAACAACGGCAGTCTCTGTCAGAACTGCGCTATCAGGAAGTGCTGCGTTTTGTGGAGATCCATCTCTGCGATCCCAAGCTCAATGCGGCGATGGTGGCCGAGGCCTGCGGCATCTCCCAGCGCTATTTGTCGCACTTACTGAAACAGCGGGGCTCATCATTCTCTACCTTGGTGTGGGAATGGCGTTTAAAGGTGGCTCACCAATGGTTGTCCACCACATCTCCCAAGGAAATCTCCATTGCTGAGATTGCCTTTCGGGTTGGCTTTAAAAGCCCGGCCCACTTCAGCCGGCTGTTTAAACGGGTTTACGGTGTGGGGCCGCGAGAATATCGCTCTGGAGCGAAGGAGCGGGAGACTGCCACCCAGAGTCAGCCAGGCAAAGCCGAATTTTTTATCAATGGTTCAACGGCTCTACAGTAA
- a CDS encoding cytochrome P450 — translation MSGEAGMSECPVGRQQVDLSASSLADPIIQAQPRDFFWTMRQQDPVHYDEKLGMWLVSRYEDIVELLRDPDTFSDKAGYEAQYASGHFDEFKSILEKEGGGFFPDAIKSDPPYHTRIRGLLDNAFSAHRVKTLEPGITKVIVELIEKIADKAAKGEVVDGVKEFAIPLTIAVICEQMGIDQYNGENISRWSMAVTAQIGRMQDREQMLENAREICELQNFIIEQMKDREANPKEDMISDLVHAELDNGEKLSFEEAVSLVRALIIAGNDTTATAIGNLMYILATMPDIAEQLYDNVEDNRFMNRFVEELLRFAPPVRGLAKMTTRETELGGQKLPEGAHMLVLYASGNDDEARFECPREFNLDRKNVMSHVAFGVGIHRCIGAQLARMEIKVAAKELIKRIKNIRLAEPDAEIHYQRSVAVHAIENLPLLMERR, via the coding sequence ATGAGTGGTGAGGCAGGTATGAGCGAGTGTCCAGTAGGCCGTCAGCAAGTGGATTTGTCGGCGTCGTCGCTGGCGGATCCGATAATCCAAGCCCAGCCCCGGGACTTTTTTTGGACCATGCGGCAGCAGGACCCGGTTCACTACGACGAAAAGCTGGGTATGTGGTTGGTATCCCGCTACGAGGATATCGTCGAGTTGCTACGTGACCCTGACACCTTTTCCGATAAAGCGGGCTACGAGGCCCAGTACGCCAGTGGTCATTTTGACGAATTTAAATCGATACTGGAGAAAGAGGGGGGTGGCTTCTTCCCCGATGCCATCAAGAGCGATCCTCCCTACCATACGCGCATCCGCGGTCTGTTGGACAATGCCTTCTCCGCCCACCGGGTAAAAACCCTGGAGCCCGGTATTACCAAAGTGATCGTAGAGCTGATTGAAAAGATTGCCGATAAGGCCGCAAAGGGCGAAGTCGTCGACGGCGTAAAAGAGTTTGCGATTCCCCTGACTATTGCCGTTATCTGTGAGCAGATGGGTATCGATCAGTACAACGGTGAAAACATTTCCCGCTGGTCAATGGCAGTGACAGCCCAGATTGGCCGTATGCAGGATCGCGAGCAAATGCTGGAAAATGCCAGAGAGATTTGCGAGCTACAAAACTTCATCATCGAGCAGATGAAGGACCGCGAGGCCAACCCCAAAGAGGATATGATCTCGGATTTGGTGCACGCCGAGCTCGATAACGGCGAAAAGCTCAGCTTTGAAGAAGCCGTGTCCCTGGTTCGGGCGCTGATTATTGCGGGGAACGACACTACCGCCACAGCGATTGGCAACTTGATGTATATCCTCGCCACCATGCCGGATATTGCCGAGCAACTTTACGACAACGTGGAAGACAACCGCTTTATGAACCGCTTTGTCGAAGAGCTACTGCGCTTTGCTCCTCCGGTGCGGGGTTTGGCAAAGATGACGACCCGTGAGACAGAATTGGGGGGGCAAAAACTGCCGGAAGGCGCTCACATGCTGGTGTTGTATGCCTCCGGTAATGACGACGAAGCGCGTTTTGAATGCCCGAGAGAATTTAACCTCGATCGTAAAAACGTGATGTCCCATGTGGCGTTTGGCGTCGGTATTCACCGCTGCATAGGTGCCCAGTTGGCGCGTATGGAAATCAAAGTGGCCGCCAAGGAACTGATCAAGCGCATCAAGAATATTCGCCTGGCTGAGCCCGATGCAGAAATTCATTATCAGCGCAGTGTTGCGGTTCACGCCATTGAAAATCTGCCGCTGTTGATGGAGCGCCGCTAA